In the genome of Buchnera aphidicola (Artemisaphis artemisicola), one region contains:
- the carB gene encoding carbamoyl-phosphate synthase large subunit, translated as MPKSTDIKSILILGAGPIVIGQACEFDYSGAQACKALKEEGYRIILVNSNPATIMTDPCMADATYIEPIHWKTVKEIIKKEQPNALLPTMGGQTALNCALELDKKGILNNFNVKIIGATVNAIQKAENRKLFEYSMKKLKLETAKCGIAHNLQEAFLVLNDVGFPCIIRPSFTMGGHGGGIAYNHEEFEMICERGLKLSPSTELLIDESLIGWKEYEMEVVRDKNDNCIIVCSIENLDPMGIHTGDSITVAPAQTLTDKEYQMMRNASMAILREIGVETGGANVQFSINPKNGRMIVIEMNPRVSRSSALASKATGFPIAKIAAKLAVGYTLDELANDITGTNTTASFEPSIDYIVTKIPRFNFEKFIGCDDRLTTQMKSVGEVMAIGRTFQESIQKAICGLETGASGFDSKISNSDPEYLIKIRHELKDAGSERLWYIGDAFRFGMSVNDVFELTSIDPWFLVQIEEIILLEKKIKENGFIGLKYNFLYNIKRKGFSDKRIAILTQKKEIEIRQLRFKLNLHPVYKRIDTCSAEFSTETAYMYSTWEDECESNPNNNQKKIIILGGGPNRIGQGIEFDYCCVHAAQALREDGFEAIMINCNPETVSTDYDISDRLYFEPITLENVLEIVRIEKPQGVIIQYGGQTPLKLAREFEKENISIIGTNPESIDKAEDRYKFQKIVAKLQLKQPLNATVLTLNDAYKQAEKIGYPIMVRPSYVLGGRAMEIVYDKHGLKNYFRTVLKKNNTTPILLDQYLDYATEVDVDAICDGKTVLIGGIMEHIEQAGIHSGDSACSLPAYTLTNDILNKIREQVTQLAFKLSVKGLMNVQFAIKNNIIYIIEVNPRAARTVPFVSKATGLALAKISVRVMCGQKLLEQGFQTEIIPPYFSVKEAVLPFDKFPGINPILGPEMRSTGEVMGIGKNFSEAFSKAMLGANTNMTKSGRVLISVRDDDKKNIKNLVIQLKKLGFKIDATKGTAIALKKFGISSRLVNKVHEGRPHIQDRLKNGEYSYIINTISCYQGIKDSKLICYSALQYKVHYDTTLNGAFATVMALNENPTKTVRSLQKIHKKIQ; from the coding sequence TGTGCTTTAGAATTAGATAAAAAAGGAATTTTAAATAATTTTAATGTTAAAATCATAGGTGCTACAGTTAACGCTATTCAAAAAGCTGAAAATAGAAAGTTATTTGAATATTCCATGAAAAAATTAAAACTAGAAACTGCAAAATGCGGTATTGCGCATAATCTTCAAGAAGCTTTTTTAGTTTTAAATGATGTAGGTTTTCCATGTATTATTCGTCCTTCTTTTACAATGGGTGGACATGGAGGTGGAATTGCTTATAATCATGAAGAATTTGAAATGATTTGCGAAAGAGGACTTAAATTATCTCCTAGCACTGAGTTACTGATTGACGAGTCTCTTATAGGTTGGAAAGAATATGAAATGGAAGTCGTACGAGATAAAAATGATAATTGTATTATTGTTTGTTCAATTGAAAATTTAGATCCTATGGGCATACATACAGGAGATTCAATCACTGTAGCACCTGCACAAACTCTCACTGATAAAGAATATCAAATGATGAGAAATGCTTCTATGGCTATTCTGAGAGAAATAGGTGTAGAAACTGGAGGCGCTAATGTACAATTTTCAATAAACCCGAAAAACGGAAGAATGATTGTTATTGAAATGAACCCTAGAGTTTCTCGTTCTTCTGCATTAGCATCAAAAGCAACAGGATTTCCTATTGCAAAAATAGCTGCTAAATTAGCTGTTGGATATACACTTGATGAACTTGCTAATGATATAACAGGAACTAATACTACCGCATCATTTGAACCATCAATAGATTACATAGTAACAAAAATTCCTAGATTTAATTTTGAAAAATTTATAGGATGTGATGACAGACTAACTACGCAAATGAAATCTGTAGGAGAAGTCATGGCAATTGGCCGTACTTTTCAAGAATCTATACAAAAAGCTATTTGCGGTTTAGAAACAGGAGCAAGTGGATTTGATTCTAAAATATCTAATTCTGATCCAGAGTATTTAATAAAAATTAGACATGAATTAAAAGATGCAGGTTCTGAACGTCTTTGGTATATTGGAGACGCGTTTCGATTTGGTATGTCTGTTAATGACGTTTTTGAATTAACATCCATTGATCCCTGGTTTCTTGTGCAAATCGAAGAAATTATTCTTCTAGAGAAAAAAATTAAAGAAAATGGATTTATTGGATTAAAATATAATTTCTTATATAATATTAAAAGAAAAGGTTTTTCTGATAAACGCATTGCAATACTTACTCAAAAAAAAGAAATAGAAATAAGACAATTACGTTTTAAATTAAATCTACATCCGGTATATAAAAGAATTGACACATGTTCAGCAGAATTTTCAACTGAAACAGCATACATGTATTCAACATGGGAAGATGAATGTGAATCAAATCCGAATAATAATCAAAAAAAAATTATTATATTAGGAGGAGGTCCTAACAGAATAGGACAAGGTATAGAATTTGATTATTGTTGCGTACATGCAGCCCAAGCTTTACGAGAAGATGGTTTTGAAGCAATTATGATAAACTGCAATCCAGAAACCGTATCTACAGATTATGATATTTCAGATCGACTATATTTTGAACCTATTACATTAGAAAATGTTTTGGAAATAGTTAGAATAGAAAAACCTCAAGGAGTTATTATTCAATATGGAGGACAAACACCATTAAAACTAGCACGTGAATTTGAAAAAGAAAACATTTCGATAATAGGAACAAACCCAGAATCTATAGATAAAGCAGAAGATCGATATAAATTTCAAAAAATTGTTGCTAAATTACAATTAAAACAACCACTCAATGCAACTGTTTTAACTTTAAACGATGCTTACAAACAAGCGGAAAAAATTGGATATCCAATAATGGTTAGACCATCTTATGTTTTAGGTGGAAGAGCAATGGAAATTGTTTATGATAAACATGGTTTAAAAAATTATTTCAGAACAGTTTTAAAAAAAAATAATACTACACCTATTTTACTGGATCAATATTTAGATTATGCTACAGAAGTAGATGTTGATGCTATTTGTGATGGAAAGACAGTATTAATTGGCGGTATTATGGAACATATTGAACAAGCTGGAATACATTCCGGAGATTCTGCATGTTCTTTACCAGCTTATACCTTAACTAATGACATTCTAAACAAAATTAGAGAACAAGTAACACAATTAGCTTTTAAACTATCTGTAAAAGGATTAATGAACGTACAATTTGCTATTAAAAACAATATTATTTATATTATAGAAGTAAATCCAAGAGCAGCACGAACAGTTCCATTTGTTTCAAAAGCAACTGGTCTTGCATTAGCAAAAATATCTGTACGAGTAATGTGTGGTCAAAAACTATTAGAACAAGGTTTTCAAACTGAAATAATTCCACCATATTTCTCAGTAAAAGAAGCAGTTCTTCCTTTCGATAAATTCCCAGGAATCAATCCTATATTAGGTCCAGAAATGCGTTCTACTGGAGAAGTAATGGGTATTGGAAAAAATTTTTCAGAAGCTTTTTCTAAAGCCATGTTAGGCGCTAATACAAATATGACCAAATCAGGTCGAGTCCTTATTTCAGTAAGAGATGATGATAAAAAAAATATTAAAAATTTAGTAATTCAATTAAAAAAACTAGGATTTAAAATAGATGCTACTAAAGGAACAGCAATAGCTTTAAAAAAATTTGGAATTTCATCTAGATTAGTTAATAAAGTGCATGAAGGACGTCCGCATATACAAGATCGTTTAAAAAACGGAGAATATTCTTATATTATTAATACTATATCATGTTATCAAGGAATAAAAGATTCGAAGTTAATATGTTATAGTGCTCTTCAATATAAAGTTCATTATGATACTACTTTAAATGGTGCATTTGCAACAGTAATGGCATTAAATGAAAATCCAACAAAAACAGTAAGATCTCTTCAAAAAATACATAAAAAAATACAATAA